Genomic DNA from Candidatus Methylomirabilota bacterium:
TCAAACCCACCGGGCTCTTCGGGCGGGAGAAGTAGCCGGTGACCACGGCTCAGGAAGTCGCGCCAGCCCTCGAGACGCCCTCCGCCACCGGCCTCCACCAACTCGTCGCCTTCGCCGTCATGGTCGCCTTCTTCGTGGTGGCGCCGTTTTTCATCTACCCGCTCTTCCTCATGAAGGCGCTCTGCTTCGCCCTCTTCGCCTGCGCCTTCAACCTCCTGATCGGCTATGTCGGGCTCCTGTCCTTCGGACATGCCGCCTTCCTCGGCTCCGCCGGCTATATCTCGGCGCACACTGCCAAGGTCTGGGGCTGGCCGCCGGAGCTGGCCATTCTCGCCGGGACAGTGGTGGCGGGGGCTCTCGGCGTCCTGATCGGCGCCCTGGCCATCCGCAGCCGGGGGATCTACTTCGCCAACATCACGCTGGCCCTGGCGCAAATGATCTATTTCTTCTGCCTGCAGGCCCCGTTCACTCACGGCGAGGACGGCATCCAGTCAGTGCCGCGGGGCATGCTGTTTGGCCTTCTCGATCTGCGCAATACCATGACCATGTACTTCGTGGTGCTGGCGGTATTCCTGGCGGGCTTCCTCCTGATCTACCGGACCATCCACTCGCCCTTCGGTCAGGTGCTGAAGGCCATCCGTGAGCATGAGCCGCGGGCGGTCTCCC
This window encodes:
- a CDS encoding branched-chain amino acid ABC transporter permease; this translates as MVAFFVVAPFFIYPLFLMKALCFALFACAFNLLIGYVGLLSFGHAAFLGSAGYISAHTAKVWGWPPELAILAGTVVAGALGVLIGALAIRSRGIYFANITLALAQMIYFFCLQAPFTHGEDGIQSVPRGMLFGLLDLRNTMTMYFVVLAVFLAGFLLIYRTIHSPFGQVLKAIREHEPRAVSLGYTAEQYKLLAFVLSATLSGLAGGTKAIVFQLASLTDVHWTMSGEVVLMTLLGGLGTVFGPVVGAFIVVSLENYLSQLGAWVTVVQGVIFVLCVLTFRRGVVGELARLLKKPL